A stretch of the Nicotiana tabacum cultivar K326 chromosome 6, ASM71507v2, whole genome shotgun sequence genome encodes the following:
- the LOC107775012 gene encoding uncharacterized protein LOC107775012 yields the protein MAGNEERTVIEATRPSLANMTQAIVKPNITGHFELKQPAGDLPSDTKPNPKAQVNAVTLRNGRELEEVLEKKKYTARPEGELVPKPVEENKKEKPEIVTRPPPPFPQRLKNQKDDAMYKKFLDILSQVHVNLPLVEILQEVPKYIRYLRDIVANKRRHTEFETVALTEECSARVQSKLPPKLKDPRSFTIPLSLGKQEVGRAMCDLGASINLMSSSLFKQLELGVLRPTTITLQLADKSLVMPEVIIEDVLV from the exons atggcaggtaacGAAGAGCGTACAGTGATTGAAGCCACAAGGCCCagtcttgctaatatgactcaagCTATTGTGAAGCCCAATATcacagggcattttgaactcaaaca acctgcTGGAGATCTCCCGAGTGATACTAAGCCTAATCCTAAGGCTCAAGTCAATGCGGTTACCTTAAGAAATGGAAGAGAATTAGAAGAAGTTCTAGAGAAAAAGAAGTATACAGCTAGACCTGAAGGAGAATTAGTTCCTAAGCCCGTTGaggagaataagaaagaaaagccaGAAATTGTGACAAGGCCACCACCTCCGTTTCCACAAAGACTTAAAAATCAAAAAGATGATGCTATGTACAAGAAATTCTTAGATATTTTGAGCCAAGTGCATGTGAATTTGCCTTTGGTGGAAATTTTGCAGGAAGTGCCCAAGTATATAAGGTATCTCAGAGATATTGTGGCAAATAAACGAAGACATACAGAGtttgaaacagttgcacttactgaagagtgcaGTGCTAGAGTTCAGAGTAAACTTCCCCCTAAGTTGAAGGATCCTAGGAGTTTCACAATTCCTTTGTCTCTTGGAAAACAAGAAGTAGGTAGAGCCATGTGTGATTTGGGTGCTAGTATAAATTTGATGTCATCCTCTTTGTTCAAGCAACTTGAATTGGGGGTGCTTAGACCTACTACAATCACTTTACAGTTAGCAGATAAGTCACTAGTTATGCCAGAAGTAAttattgaggatgtgttagttTGA